The Clostridium sporogenes genome contains a region encoding:
- a CDS encoding arsenate reductase family protein translates to MNIQIFGVKKCFDTKKAERYFKERKIKYQFIDLNIKGLSKGELQSIKSAVGLNQLINKDSREYKRTNIGSIRTDSVKEDLLLNNPKLYKTPIVRNGKKATVGYEPEIWKEWD, encoded by the coding sequence ATGAACATTCAAATATTTGGAGTGAAAAAATGTTTTGATACAAAAAAAGCTGAAAGATATTTTAAAGAAAGAAAAATAAAATATCAATTTATAGATTTAAATATAAAGGGATTAAGTAAGGGGGAACTTCAAAGTATAAAATCTGCAGTAGGATTAAATCAGTTAATAAATAAAGATAGCAGAGAATATAAAAGAACTAATATAGGAAGTATTAGAACAGACAGTGTAAAAGAAGATTTGCTTTTAAATAATCCTAAATTATATAAAACTCCTATAGTACGTAATGGAAAAAAAGCAACAGTAGGATATGAACCTGAAATTTGGAAAGAATGGGATTAA
- a CDS encoding CD0519/CD1768 family membrane protein, whose product MSDLNTITEQQVEIKEVEKKNLRPVIGKEGFICLALFLGFFIILGTKMGTVNMFNTLMKTGYQLLMETVFYIMAIAVLAGAISGLLSEFGVISLINKALSPLMKPLYKLPGASALGVVTTYLSDNPAIISLAKDKGFLKYFKKYQVPALTNLGTSFGMGLILTTFMIAQKSPTGENFIAAAVIGNIAAIIGSIISVRLMVRQTRKFYGEHADDMVYESDGDGYDSLKYREVREGGVGARLLESLLEGGKSGVELGLAIIPGVVIICTLVLMLTNGPSPKGYTGAAYEGVAFFPWVGEKLSFILNPLFGFKHPEAIAFPITSLGAVGAAMSLVPQFLSKNLIGANEIAVFTAMGMCWSGYLSTHIAMMDSLNCRKLTGKAIISHTFGGLVAGISAHLIYMLVSVI is encoded by the coding sequence ATGTCAGACTTAAACACTATAACAGAACAACAAGTTGAAATTAAGGAGGTGGAAAAGAAAAATCTTAGACCTGTAATAGGAAAAGAAGGATTTATATGTTTAGCTTTGTTCTTAGGATTCTTCATTATTTTAGGTACTAAAATGGGAACAGTAAACATGTTTAATACATTAATGAAGACAGGATATCAACTACTTATGGAAACAGTTTTTTATATTATGGCTATAGCTGTCTTAGCTGGAGCTATATCAGGATTGTTATCTGAGTTTGGAGTTATTTCTTTAATAAATAAAGCTTTATCTCCGTTAATGAAACCTTTATATAAATTACCTGGAGCATCAGCATTAGGGGTAGTTACAACTTATTTATCAGACAACCCTGCAATTATAAGTTTAGCTAAGGATAAAGGATTCTTAAAATATTTTAAAAAGTATCAGGTACCAGCACTAACTAATTTAGGAACTTCCTTTGGAATGGGATTAATTCTAACTACATTTATGATTGCACAAAAATCTCCTACAGGTGAAAATTTTATAGCCGCTGCTGTTATAGGAAATATAGCTGCTATTATTGGTAGCATTATAAGTGTTAGGTTAATGGTTAGACAGACTAGAAAATTTTATGGAGAACATGCAGATGATATGGTTTATGAAAGTGATGGGGATGGTTATGATTCCTTAAAATATAGAGAGGTTAGAGAAGGTGGGGTAGGAGCAAGACTACTTGAATCTTTATTAGAAGGCGGTAAATCAGGTGTTGAACTTGGACTAGCTATAATTCCAGGGGTAGTTATAATTTGTACTTTAGTATTAATGTTAACTAATGGGCCATCACCAAAGGGATACACTGGAGCTGCCTATGAAGGTGTAGCATTTTTCCCTTGGGTAGGAGAAAAATTAAGTTTTATTCTAAACCCATTATTTGGATTTAAGCATCCGGAAGCCATAGCATTCCCAATAACATCCTTAGGGGCTGTTGGTGCCGCTATGAGTTTAGTTCCTCAATTTTTATCAAAAAATTTGATTGGTGCTAATGAAATAGCAGTATTTACTGCTATGGGGATGTGCTGGAGTGGATATTTAAGTACTCATATAGCTATGATGGATAGCTTAAACTGTAGAAAATTAACAGGTAAAGCTATAATAAGTCATACTTTTGGAGGGCTAGTAGCAGGAATATCAGCCCATTTAATTTATATGTTAGTCAGTGTAATTTAG